CGATATCTTGGTGACGTCGGTTTAGTTTAGCCATCACAGGATACAATATTGCTGATAGTTCCCGGGTGAGTTTATATACCGCACCTGGGAACTAGGTATATTTTATTTTTGGCTAAATAATCTTGAAAAGTGCGATCGCTCTTGGTTAAACAGAGCCCAATATGTGATTGTCTTTTAAAATAGCGATGTGCGATGGGAAAAATGTACTTACTAATATAAGTACTTAGCGCTATAATTGCTGAGAAATTTAATAATTATTTTCGTCATTGATTATGAAAAGATTAATAATTGCTCTAGCTTTACTGTTTGTTCCGGTTACGAGTGGTTTAGCCCAAGATAACCTCGTTTCCCCTGAAACTGGCATCAGTTATGATAGACTCGCTGATTTACTAGCTAGAGAACAGTGGCGTCAAGCTAATGACCAAACCTTTGATTTATTACTCCAAGTTTCCGGTAGAAATGCTCAGGGATGGATGGATCTTGAGAGTTTTAAGACTTTAGCTTGTGCAGATTTGCAAATCATGGATCGCTTGTGGACAGAGTCTTCCGGGGGACATTTTGGTTTTAGTGTTCAATTACCCATATTTTTGGAAACTGGTAATAAACCCGGAAGATTAATCGATGATGGAGCATTCGATCTCTTCGGTGATCAAATAGGATGGCGCAAAGATAGCGACTGGGTTGTTTTTAAAGAAAATCTGGTGTTTAGTTTAGAAGCGCCCGAGGGACATCTTCCCAATCCTCGCCAACAGTACGAAGTAGGGGGTAACAGATTGCAATTTACTACTTTTGCTCAAAGACTGGTAGAGTGCGAAATCGTTAAATCTGCTAATTGAGACATTTACCACTGTCTACTGCAAAAATAAATAACTCTTCGAGTTTTAGTTTCACTTTAAGGCGATCGCTTACCCTACCGCGCCAATTAGCAGGAACATAAAAATTAACTACTAGTTCGGTTTCTGGTATGCTAGCCTGAATCAGGGTGTGATGTCCCAAAGGTTCGATCAGTCTAACTATTAAATCTAACTGATTTCCTTCTGCTAGACCCTCAGATTCAGACACTAGCTCGATTGCTTCTGGTCGTATTCCCAAATCAAAAACTCGTCCCGAATCTAGGTGAAAACGGTTAGCTAATTCTGGATTCAGGGATAGACGTTGGTTGTGAATCAATAACTGTCTTTGTTGATAAGTCCCGGGGAAGATATTCATAGAAGGACTCCCCAAAAAAGTAGCTACCATACGGTTGACCGGATGAGCGTAGATTTCCTGAGGTGTGCCGATTTGTTGAATTCTACCCCGATCTAATACTACTATCTGGTCAGCTAGAGTCATCGCTTCTACTTGATCATGGGTTACGTAGACGGTGGTGATTCCTACTTGTTGATGTAATTGTTTTAATTCTGTTCGCGTCTGATCTCGTAATTGCGCGTCTAAGTTAGACAGAGGTTCATCGAGTAAAAAAACCTTTGGTTCACGCACGATCGCCCTTCCTAGGGCCACTCTTTGTTGTTGTCCACCGGAAAGCTGTTTGGGTTTGCGTTTGAGTAAATGAGAAATAGACAAAGCTACAGCGATATTTTCTACCTTTTCCTCCCTAAGATTTCGGGGTACTTTACGCATTTTCAAGCCGAAAGCCAGATTTTCTGCCACACTCATATGAGGGTAGAGAGCGTAATTTTGGAAAACCATGGCTACATCTCTTTGTCTGGCGGGGATTTGATTAACTAAAATATCGTCTATATAGAGTTTTCCTTGGGTGATTGTTTCTAGTCCCGCGATCGCTCTTAAAATCGTTGATTTGCCACAACCCGACGGTCCCACGAGTACCCAAAACTCCCCATCTGGTACAATGAAGGATATATTTTCAATCGCTACAACTTGGTCAAATTCTCTGGTAACATTTTGTAGTTCTACTTTTGCCATCCACAGACTCGGTTTATTCCTGTTTTGATTCTGTGTTGTTATCTGATTCTACCTTGGGTAAGAAATCAGGACGTTCTTTGTCTTCCCAACCTGGTGGTTTTTTAGAGTTATACCAAGCAATCGACCCAATCGTGACCGCAGCGATGAATCCAACTACGTAAACTGCTATAAAGTACACGGGTACGCCACCACTTGCCGCAACTTCCAGTAATAAATACATACTCAATCTTTACCTTTGTTGATAACTACTCCTGATTCTAACAAAAAGTGCGATAAACTGAGGATAAATGTAATCAAGCTTAAGGAAAGATCTATGGGATTAAACGTGATCAATATCGTAGGACGAGCCGGGAAAGACCCAGAAATTCGCTATTTTGAATCGGGAAGCGTCAAGTGTAACTTAACCATGGCAGTAAAACGTCTAACCAGCAAAGATGATGAGCCGGACTGGTTTAATCTAGAAATCTGGGGAAAAACCGCAGAGATAGCGGCTAACTACGTAAAAAAAGGTAGTTTGATTGGGGTACAGGGAGCTTTAAAAATAGAAACGTGGAGCGATCGCAATACCGGTACCACTCGCTCCAAACCAGTAATTAAGGTTGATCGCCTAGAATTATTAGGCTCCAAACGAGATAATGATCCGAGTCAATCTCCTAGCTACTCTTCCTCTGAAGCCGAATTTTAATCACTTAGCTTAACTATGAGGTATGCTCTAGTTCACGAATGGCTAACCCCTTTAGCTAAGGGAGGATCCGAATTAGTCGTAGAGGAAATCTTACGTCACGTTGACGCCGATGTTTATGCTCTCATTGACTTTGAATCTACTAATCCTCAAAGTTATCTCTATAAGCGTGGGATTGGGACAACATTTTTACAGCATTTTCCTTTGGCTAGTCATGGGGTACAAAAATATTTACCTTTGCTACCGATAGCGATCGAACAGTTAGATTTATCCCCATACGACGTTATTCTCTCTTCTTCCCACGCAGTGGCTAAAGGAGTCTTAGCTGGGCCTAATCAACTACATATTTGTTACTGTCATACTCCTATGCGTTACGCTTGGGATTTAACCTTTGATTACCTGGCTCAAAGTCCCTTAGGGAAAGCACCATGGGGATGGGTGACTCGTTATTTGCTCCATAGATTGCGCCAATGGGACGTAGTTTCAGCCAATCGAGTAGATTACTTCATCGCTAATTCCCAACACACAGCTCGTCGAATCTGGAGATGTTATCGTCGGGAAGCAACGGTAATCTACCCCCCTGTCAACCTAGATAGATTTAAATTTGAACCTAAAAAAGGGGACTTTTTTTTAACAGTTTCTCGCTTAGTAGGATATAAAAAAGTCGGTTTAATCGTTCAAGCTTTTAACCAATTGGGACTACCCCTAGTAGTTATCGGGGAAGGACCAGAATTAAAGGAAATAAGCGCGATCGCTCAAGCCAACGTTCACATATTAGGATCCCAACCCAATGAGGTTGTAGCTGCTTATCTGGCTCAAGCTAGAGCGTTTGTTTATATGGCTTGTGAAGATTTTGGCATCGCTTTAGTCGAAGCTCAAGCCTGCGGTACTCCTGTAATTGCCTATGGTGCAGGGGGAGCCACAGAAACAGTTATAGACATGAGCAAAAATCCAAAACAAGCCTCCGGTTTACTTTTTAGCCATCAAACTACAGAAAGTTTAATAACTGCGGTTAAAACGTTTGTAGAGAGGGAAAACCAGTTTAATCCTGAAAATTGCGTTGAACAAGCGCAAAAATTTAGTGCGGAAATCTTCAAAAAATGTTATACAGAGTTCTTAGAACGTTGTACTCAGCAGTGGCGATTACAACAATTGGGTGAGGAAACCGATCATAACTAGAACCATCTAGACCTATGATCTATAGTTAGTGTGGTGTGAAGGAGTAAAATGACTGCTAATAGCCAAATTACCTCCGTCGAGCTTGTACAAGGACTTCTGAGAAGAACTATCGGATCTACCTTGAGGCGAAATAAACGCCTGGGTTTGAACCTGAAAGCTTTAGACGGAAATTTTGCCAAACGTTTGTTTGATGTTTTCTTTTCATTGCTGATTTTGATTAGTTGTTCCCCGATTTATCTTGTACTGGGTGTACTGGTCGCTTTCAGCTCACCAGGGGGCGTGTTTTACGTGCAAGAGCGTGTCGGTAAAAACTACCGACGATTTAAGTGTATTAAGTTTAGAACAATGGTTCCTAATGCCGAGCAAATATTGGCAGAACTAATCGCTAATAGTCCCGATCTTAAGCAGGAATTTGCAGACAATTTTAAGCTCAAACGAGACCCCAGAATTACCCCCATCGGTAAATTCTTGAGAATGACCAGTCTAGACGAGTTTCCTCAGTTCTGGAACGTTCTCACAGGGGATATGAGTGTTGTCGGTCCTAGACCTTTAATACCAGAAGAATTGGAAAGATATGGTGAGCGGATCGATAAAGTACTTACTGTTCGCCCCGGTATTACGGGTCTTTGGCAAGTATCCGGACGCAATGATATTCCCTATCCCCAAAGAGTGCAGATCGATGTGTACTACGCTAGCTATCGTAACTGGTTCTTAGACTTGTTAATAATAGTTAAAACAATCGGTGTCATTATCTTTCCTCATAAAAATGGAGCTTACTAGGTTAAACTTGACTTAAAGTATACAGCTTAAAACAATTAATGATTACTAGGTCAAAACGAGCCCTAATTACTGGGATTACGGGTCAAGATGGTTCTTATTTGAGTGAGTTGCTCCTGGAGAAAAACTACGAAGTACACGGCATTATCAGAAGAACTTCGACGATTAATACCGGTCGCATTGATCATCTTTATTTAGATCCTCACCATGTTGAAGCGCGTCTGTTTCTACATTATGGCGATTTAACTGACGGTACGACCCTAGGTAGAATTCTCGAAGAGGTACAGCCCGATGAAGTTTATAATCTGGGGGCTCAATCTCACGTCAGAGTTAGTTTTGATTCACCAGAATATACAGTGGATACCGTGGCGATGGGGACACTGCGATTACTAGAAGCAGTCAGAGATTATCAACAGCGTACGGCAAATCAGGTTCGATTTTATCAGGCGAGTTCTTCGGAAATGTTCGGCAAAGTGCAAGAAGTACCTCAAAAGGAAACAACTCCTTTTTATCCACGTAGTCCCTACGCCTGTGGTAAAGTATACGCCCACTGGCAAACCATCAACTATCGAGAGTCCTATGGCTTATTCGCTTGCAGTGGCATTTTATTTAACCACGAATCCCCTCGACGCGGGGAAACCTTTGTAACAAGGAAGATTACAAGAGCTTTAGCCCATATCGTTGCAGGTAAGCAAAAAAAGGTTTATCTAGGCAATCTTGACTCTAAAAGAGATTGGGGTTACGCCAAAGACTATGTAAAAGCCATGTGGTTAATGTTACAGCAAGACGAACCAGATGATTATGTGATAGCCACGGGTGAAACTCACTCAGTCAAAGAATTTTTAGAACTGGCTTTTAATCACGTAAACTTGGATTGGTCCGATTATGTGGAATTCGATGAACGTTACCTACGTCCTGCAGAGGTAGACTTATTGATTGGGGATGCGACTAAAGCTAGAGAAAAATTGAACTGGGAATTATCGGTAAGTTTTGAAGAACTAGTAAAATTAATGGTGGACGAGGATTTGAAAGCGTTGGGTATTGACAAGTCTTGAGGTTAAGATGCTAAATTTAACTGAAAAAAGAATTCTAGTGACAGGTGGTGCCGGTTTTTTAGGACGTCAGGTAGTTGAACAACTAATTCGCTCAGGTGCACAACCAGATAAGATTACTATACCGCGATCGCAAGACTTAGATCTGCGCTTACTAGAAAACTGTGAAAAAAGCGTCAAAAATCAGGACATAGTGATTCATTTAGCCGCTCATGTGGGTGGAATTGGTCTTAACCAAGTCAAACCCGCCGAGATGTTCTATGATAATCTGATCATGGGCGTTCAGTTGATTGATGCCGCTTATCGTCTGGGAGTGGAAAAATTTGTATGTATTGGTACTATTTGTGCCTATCCTAAGTTTACACCAGTCCCTTTTCAAGAAGAAACTCTCTGGAATGGCTATCCAGAAGAAACCAATGCACCCTATGGAATAGCTAAAAAAGCTCTACTCGTTCAGTTACAAGCTTATCGTCAACAATACGGGTTTAATGGGATTTATCTACTACCGGTTAATCTCTATGGTCCCGAAGATAATTTTAACCCTGACAATTCTCACGTCATCCCCGCGTTAATTCGTAAGGTACACGAAGCACAACTAAAAGGCGCTCAAAAATTATCCGTCTGGGGAAATGGCAGTCCTACACGCGAGTTCTTATATGCGACAGACGCGGCTAGGGCGATCGTTTTGGCAACTCAAAAATATGACGCACCCGATCCCATTAATCTCGGAATCAGTCAGGAAATTTCCATCAAAGATTTAGTTACGCTTATTTGCGATTTGATGGAGTTCAAGGGCGAAATTATCTGGGAAATCGATAAACCCAATGGTCAACCCCGTCGCTGTTTGGATTCTAGTAAAGCTAAACAAGCTTTTGGCTTTATAGCTCAAGTTGATCTAAAACAGGGACTGCAACAGACGATTGACTGGTATCAAAACTCTAAACTGACAATTACTGGGGTATGATCGCTCGGTTTGACTTGTTTTCTCGGCTCGAGATCTACCCAGCAAGACTCGGCTTTTTCATAGAGATTGGGACTAAGATAATGGTGATCGATGCGCCAACCGCGATTACGACTAAAACCGTTAGCGCGATAATCCCACCAGGTAAAAACGCCTGAGTTTGGGTTGAATTTACGTAAAGCATCCTGAAAACCAATGTCTAAGACGTATTGTAACGCTTGACGCTCTGGGGGAGAAAACATAATGTGATTTTCCTTCCCCTCACTGTTGTAAATATCTTTATCCTCCGGAGCGATATTAAAATCACCACATATACAAATATCTAAACTAGATTCTTTAACTAGTGTCTGAAGATATTCTCTGAGTAAACCCAGCCACTTGAGCTTATACTCGTACTTACTATCGTTGAGACCTGCTCCATTGGGTACATAAACATTAACTATGCGAGTATTGTTAACTACTCCTGTAATTAAACGTTTTTGCTCATCCCAATCTCCTACTCTGGTTGAACCCAAAATCGGACTAAAACCCACAGAAACATCCTTCAGAGGTATTTTACTAAAGATAGCTACGCCATTGTACGCTTTTTGTCCATAAACGTACACCTGATATCCCAGTTCCTCAAAATCAGCCCTGGGAAAGTTACCGTCAACTACTTTAGTTTCTTGGAGACAAAGTATCTCAATTTGGTTCGTCACTAACCATTCTCTTACTAGTTGCTGACGGGTACGGATCGAATTAACGTTCCAAGTTGCTATCTTTAAACTGGTTTCTTTAGGCACAATAAGCTTTAATCTTCACTAGGTGGGTTGCGATCGCGCTATGGCTCCATCTTATCTATATTGAGAATATTTATTAATAAACTACTGCAAATAAGTCCAAGGTCACCAGGTCGAAACAAAATTAATTGAGTCGATTATAGACTTAATAACATAAATTTGCAATAATTGTCTTGTTTAAGACCTACACGTTTTGGAAAGATAAATATGAGTAATTATGCTCAAGAACTGAGAGAGACTGCTCAAGCAATGGTGGCTCCAGGTAAAGGAATTCTAGCAATGGATGAAAGCAACGGTACCTGCAACAAGCGATTTGAAAAGTTGGGAATCCCCGCTACTGAAGATCGCCGAAGGGCTTACCGTGAATTAATTTTGACCACTCCTAAGCTGAGTGAATTTGTCAGTGGAGCGATTTTATTTGATGAAACGATTCGTCAGTCTTCTAAATCAGGGGTGCCGTTTACTGAGGTGATGAAGACGGCTGGCCTCATCATTGGTATCAAGGTGGATACAGGAGCTAAAGATCTCGCAGGATGTCCTGAAGAGAAGGTTACCGAAGGCTTGGATGGATTGCGCGATCGCGTTGCTGAATACTATAAAATGGGGGCCCGATTTGCCAAATGGCGAGCTGTGATCACAATTGGCGAGGGTATTCCTAGTTCTACTTGTATCGAAGCGAATGCACATGCTTTAGCTCGATATGCAGCGTTGTGTCAAGAAGGAGGATTAGTGCCCATTGTAGAGCCAGAAGTACTCATTGATGGGAATCACACGATTGAGCGTTGCTACGAGGTGACAGATGAAACGTTACAAGTGGTATTTAACCAATTGCGCTTGAACAAGGTGCCACTGGATCAAATCATCCTCAAGCCTAGTATGGTAATTTCTGGCTTAGCTTGCCCGACTCAAGCGGGAGTAGAGCAGGTAGCAGAAATGACTATTAAATGTCTGCGAAATAATGTGCCGGTAACTGTTCCAGGTGTGGCGTTCCTCTCAGGCGGACAAACCTATGAACAGTCAAGCGCACACTTAAACACGATGAACCTGAAATATGGTTCCCTGTATCCCTGGCGTGTTACCTTCTCCTATGCCCGTGCGATTCAGCAACCGGCCCTGGATCACTGGCGTGGTGATGATGCCAACATTCCAGCTGCACAGCAAATACTCTACCATCGCGCCAAGTTGAACGGTGCTGCTAGCTTAGGACAGTACACCCCCGACATGGAAAAAGCCCCAGTATCTGTTTAGCTCTCTCGTGAGAAGCCTCACGCTTAATTTATTGAGGTTAGGTAGTTCACTGAATGAGGTTAAATTTATGCCATATGTTAGTAATGTGTGGCATAAATAAAAAAAATGGCAGAAACAAAGAATAATATGAATGAACTATCCAAATCAGTAGAAGTCCATCTCGATCGCCAAGGACGTTTAGTCATTCCAGCTACATTAGGGCGATCGCTAGCAATCTTTGTTGCTTACCTTTATAATTACCCAAATCTACAATTTCAACTATGAACTACCGAGATTACATTACAATTGAACCAAATAAACGCAGTGGTAAGCCTTGTGTGCGAGGTTTGCGGATTACAGTTTATGAAGTGCTTGAGTACCTAGCTTCTGATATGACAGAAGCAGAGATACTTGAAGACTTTCCCGATCTAACGCGGCAAGATTTAAAAGCCTGCATCGCCTATGCGGCTGACCGCGAGCGTCGCTTTATGAGTGCGCCAATATCCCCATGAAATTACTTTTTGATGAAAATCTGTCTCCCAAGTTGCCGCTCCGTTTGAATGACCTTTTCCAAAATTCGCTTCATGTTCGAGATATTGGCATGAAATCAACTATCGATCCCATAGTTTGGGATTATGCAAAGTCCAATGATTTGATGATTGTCTCGAAAGACTCGGATATGCATGACCTCAGCTTAGTATTTGGGAATCCACCGAAGGTTATTTGGATAAGGCTTGGCAACTGTTCGACTTTACAGGTTGAAAGTCTGCTACGAAGGGAGTTTGACACGATCACATTGTTTTACCAAGACAAGTATTTATCACTGCTTGCCTTACCATAAGCAAAATATAGATATAGCAAGTGTTTTAGATTGGTATAGAGAGCGCACCGCCAAAGGCGGATCTCTTCGAGATCGCCCACTATGATAGAAACCATTTCTACAGCTATGTCTCCTTGCTTCGATAGATGGTGTAAGCGTTTTGATGATATTTTTAATACAAAAGCTCAAAGAAAGGAATTTAGACATTAAATCCATTCCAATCAATTGCTAAGGCACGACATTCTTTGAGTTTTCCTGTTAAATTATGGCTAGGAAATCCTAAAGCTCGATAGGAGTCTAAAGCGAGTATTTTTTGATAGTTTTGCCATTTTTGTTGAAGTTAAAGCGGTAATTGTGAGATGTCATTTGCTAATTCTTTGAAGCTTTGAATGATGTAAGGATTTTTAGCTTTGCTCATTAGCAACCCAATGTTTTAGCTCGTCTTCATCAATTTCTTGGTCTGCTTCGATAAGAGTGATTAATTGACTAGGGTTTTCGAGTTGGGACAGTCTTTCAATAGCTAAAGCTTCGGCTGACTGGGTTTTTGGCGTGTCTTCAAGGATGATAATGACTTCGACTTTTGTCCCTTCGGGAAGTTGAGGGGTGTGGATTTTTATTGTTCCAATATTTGTAAATCTTTAGTAACAAGAATGTTTTCTGGTTTAATATCGCGGTGGATAATGGAAGGATTTTGCTCTTGCAAATAAACGAGAATTTCTAAAATAGCAACAGCAATCTTTTTAATATCTCTCAAGGATAATCTATCCATTACTGATGATAGTGCTTCTGCTTTTTTATACTCTTGAACTAAACTATAAATCGGGATGACAGGATTCGAACCTGCGGCCCCTTCGTCCCGAACGAAGTGCGCTACCAAGCTGCGCTACATCCCGTGTTTGGTTTTTAGTCTCAGATCAGATTATATCATTGAGTGAGCTAACTACACTGAATAGATTGATTACAGTGTATGCTTCCGGCATCCTTTTAAGACTTCGGTGAACTTGCTTCGTGGTACTATTAGTTTTGATCTTTGTTTTCCCACTACGCCAATTTATAGTCAGGAACAGT
This sequence is a window from Gloeocapsa sp. PCC 73106. Protein-coding genes within it:
- a CDS encoding GUN4 domain-containing protein; the protein is MKRLIIALALLFVPVTSGLAQDNLVSPETGISYDRLADLLAREQWRQANDQTFDLLLQVSGRNAQGWMDLESFKTLACADLQIMDRLWTESSGGHFGFSVQLPIFLETGNKPGRLIDDGAFDLFGDQIGWRKDSDWVVFKENLVFSLEAPEGHLPNPRQQYEVGGNRLQFTTFAQRLVECEIVKSAN
- a CDS encoding ABC transporter ATP-binding protein, translating into MAKVELQNVTREFDQVVAIENISFIVPDGEFWVLVGPSGCGKSTILRAIAGLETITQGKLYIDDILVNQIPARQRDVAMVFQNYALYPHMSVAENLAFGLKMRKVPRNLREEKVENIAVALSISHLLKRKPKQLSGGQQQRVALGRAIVREPKVFLLDEPLSNLDAQLRDQTRTELKQLHQQVGITTVYVTHDQVEAMTLADQIVVLDRGRIQQIGTPQEIYAHPVNRMVATFLGSPSMNIFPGTYQQRQLLIHNQRLSLNPELANRFHLDSGRVFDLGIRPEAIELVSESEGLAEGNQLDLIVRLIEPLGHHTLIQASIPETELVVNFYVPANWRGRVSDRLKVKLKLEELFIFAVDSGKCLN
- the psb35 gene encoding photosystem II assembly protein Psb35, which translates into the protein MYLLLEVAASGGVPVYFIAVYVVGFIAAVTIGSIAWYNSKKPPGWEDKERPDFLPKVESDNNTESKQE
- a CDS encoding single-stranded DNA-binding protein, which produces MGLNVINIVGRAGKDPEIRYFESGSVKCNLTMAVKRLTSKDDEPDWFNLEIWGKTAEIAANYVKKGSLIGVQGALKIETWSDRNTGTTRSKPVIKVDRLELLGSKRDNDPSQSPSYSSSEAEF
- a CDS encoding glycosyltransferase, translating into MRYALVHEWLTPLAKGGSELVVEEILRHVDADVYALIDFESTNPQSYLYKRGIGTTFLQHFPLASHGVQKYLPLLPIAIEQLDLSPYDVILSSSHAVAKGVLAGPNQLHICYCHTPMRYAWDLTFDYLAQSPLGKAPWGWVTRYLLHRLRQWDVVSANRVDYFIANSQHTARRIWRCYRREATVIYPPVNLDRFKFEPKKGDFFLTVSRLVGYKKVGLIVQAFNQLGLPLVVIGEGPELKEISAIAQANVHILGSQPNEVVAAYLAQARAFVYMACEDFGIALVEAQACGTPVIAYGAGGATETVIDMSKNPKQASGLLFSHQTTESLITAVKTFVERENQFNPENCVEQAQKFSAEIFKKCYTEFLERCTQQWRLQQLGEETDHN
- a CDS encoding sugar transferase, whose protein sequence is MTANSQITSVELVQGLLRRTIGSTLRRNKRLGLNLKALDGNFAKRLFDVFFSLLILISCSPIYLVLGVLVAFSSPGGVFYVQERVGKNYRRFKCIKFRTMVPNAEQILAELIANSPDLKQEFADNFKLKRDPRITPIGKFLRMTSLDEFPQFWNVLTGDMSVVGPRPLIPEELERYGERIDKVLTVRPGITGLWQVSGRNDIPYPQRVQIDVYYASYRNWFLDLLIIVKTIGVIIFPHKNGAY
- the gmd gene encoding GDP-mannose 4,6-dehydratase, with amino-acid sequence MTRSKRALITGITGQDGSYLSELLLEKNYEVHGIIRRTSTINTGRIDHLYLDPHHVEARLFLHYGDLTDGTTLGRILEEVQPDEVYNLGAQSHVRVSFDSPEYTVDTVAMGTLRLLEAVRDYQQRTANQVRFYQASSSEMFGKVQEVPQKETTPFYPRSPYACGKVYAHWQTINYRESYGLFACSGILFNHESPRRGETFVTRKITRALAHIVAGKQKKVYLGNLDSKRDWGYAKDYVKAMWLMLQQDEPDDYVIATGETHSVKEFLELAFNHVNLDWSDYVEFDERYLRPAEVDLLIGDATKAREKLNWELSVSFEELVKLMVDEDLKALGIDKS
- a CDS encoding GDP-L-fucose synthase, whose translation is MLNLTEKRILVTGGAGFLGRQVVEQLIRSGAQPDKITIPRSQDLDLRLLENCEKSVKNQDIVIHLAAHVGGIGLNQVKPAEMFYDNLIMGVQLIDAAYRLGVEKFVCIGTICAYPKFTPVPFQEETLWNGYPEETNAPYGIAKKALLVQLQAYRQQYGFNGIYLLPVNLYGPEDNFNPDNSHVIPALIRKVHEAQLKGAQKLSVWGNGSPTREFLYATDAARAIVLATQKYDAPDPINLGISQEISIKDLVTLICDLMEFKGEIIWEIDKPNGQPRRCLDSSKAKQAFGFIAQVDLKQGLQQTIDWYQNSKLTITGV
- the xth gene encoding exodeoxyribonuclease III yields the protein MPKETSLKIATWNVNSIRTRQQLVREWLVTNQIEILCLQETKVVDGNFPRADFEELGYQVYVYGQKAYNGVAIFSKIPLKDVSVGFSPILGSTRVGDWDEQKRLITGVVNNTRIVNVYVPNGAGLNDSKYEYKLKWLGLLREYLQTLVKESSLDICICGDFNIAPEDKDIYNSEGKENHIMFSPPERQALQYVLDIGFQDALRKFNPNSGVFTWWDYRANGFSRNRGWRIDHHYLSPNLYEKAESCWVDLEPRKQVKPSDHTPVIVSLEF
- a CDS encoding class I fructose-bisphosphate aldolase gives rise to the protein MSNYAQELRETAQAMVAPGKGILAMDESNGTCNKRFEKLGIPATEDRRRAYRELILTTPKLSEFVSGAILFDETIRQSSKSGVPFTEVMKTAGLIIGIKVDTGAKDLAGCPEEKVTEGLDGLRDRVAEYYKMGARFAKWRAVITIGEGIPSSTCIEANAHALARYAALCQEGGLVPIVEPEVLIDGNHTIERCYEVTDETLQVVFNQLRLNKVPLDQIILKPSMVISGLACPTQAGVEQVAEMTIKCLRNNVPVTVPGVAFLSGGQTYEQSSAHLNTMNLKYGSLYPWRVTFSYARAIQQPALDHWRGDDANIPAAQQILYHRAKLNGAASLGQYTPDMEKAPVSV
- a CDS encoding DUF433 domain-containing protein translates to MNYRDYITIEPNKRSGKPCVRGLRITVYEVLEYLASDMTEAEILEDFPDLTRQDLKACIAYAADRERRFMSAPISP
- a CDS encoding DUF5615 family PIN-like protein, producing MKLLFDENLSPKLPLRLNDLFQNSLHVRDIGMKSTIDPIVWDYAKSNDLMIVSKDSDMHDLSLVFGNPPKVIWIRLGNCSTLQVESLLRREFDTITLFYQDKYLSLLALP
- a CDS encoding protein kinase — protein: MPIYSLVQEYKKAEALSSVMDRLSLRDIKKIAVAILEILVYLQEQNPSIIHRDIKPENILVTKDLQILEQ